In Venenivibrio stagnispumantis, a genomic segment contains:
- the guaB gene encoding IMP dehydrogenase: MLNLPIEEALTFDDVLLLPQKSDVLPHETDVSSYLTPNIKLNIPLVSAAMDTVTEHRLAIAIAREGGIGIIHRNMSIEDQMREVEKVKKAESGMISEPITIRPNQTVKEALDIMATYKISGVPVTDENGILIGILTNRDLRFINKKDYNKAVEHFMTKAPLVTAREGISLDEAVEILQKHKVEKLPVVDEQGRLKGLITIKDIVKRKKYPNAAKDAAGRLRVGAAVGVGPDTMERVKALVAAKVDVIVVDTAHGHSVRVLQTIEKIKGEFPDLDVIGGNIATAEAAEDLIKAGADAVKVGIGPGSICTTRVVAGIGVPQITAISKCAVVCKKYGKTLIADGGIRYSGDIVKAIAAGADTVMLGSLFAGTEEAPGERIFYQGRSYKVYRGMGSIGAMKARFSSDRYSQENVEKFVPEGIEGRIPFKGPLADVVYQLVGGLRAGMGYTGSKTIKDLQENTKFIKITNAGLRESHAHDIYITQEAPNYWID; encoded by the coding sequence TTGTTAAATTTACCTATAGAAGAAGCATTAACATTTGATGATGTTCTTTTATTACCTCAAAAATCTGATGTATTACCTCATGAAACCGATGTTAGCTCATATCTTACACCTAACATAAAATTGAATATACCTCTTGTATCTGCTGCAATGGATACGGTTACAGAACATAGGCTTGCTATTGCTATTGCAAGGGAAGGTGGTATAGGTATAATTCATAGAAATATGAGCATAGAAGACCAGATGAGAGAAGTAGAAAAGGTAAAAAAAGCTGAAAGTGGTATGATTTCAGAACCAATAACTATAAGACCAAATCAAACGGTTAAAGAAGCATTAGATATTATGGCGACATATAAAATTTCCGGTGTTCCGGTTACAGATGAGAATGGCATTTTAATAGGTATTCTTACAAATAGAGATTTAAGATTTATAAACAAAAAAGATTATAATAAAGCAGTAGAACATTTTATGACAAAAGCTCCTCTTGTAACAGCAAGAGAAGGAATATCCTTAGATGAAGCAGTTGAAATACTACAAAAACATAAAGTAGAAAAACTTCCGGTTGTTGATGAACAAGGAAGATTAAAAGGTTTAATAACAATTAAAGATATAGTAAAAAGGAAGAAATATCCAAATGCAGCAAAAGATGCAGCCGGAAGATTAAGAGTAGGAGCTGCCGTAGGTGTTGGCCCTGATACTATGGAAAGGGTAAAAGCATTAGTAGCAGCAAAAGTAGATGTTATTGTAGTAGATACGGCTCATGGTCATTCTGTCAGGGTTTTACAAACAATAGAAAAGATAAAAGGCGAATTTCCTGATTTAGATGTAATAGGTGGAAATATAGCTACTGCAGAGGCAGCAGAGGATTTAATAAAAGCCGGTGCAGATGCAGTAAAAGTTGGAATTGGTCCCGGTTCAATCTGCACAACAAGGGTGGTAGCAGGTATAGGAGTGCCACAAATTACTGCAATATCAAAATGTGCAGTAGTGTGTAAAAAATACGGAAAAACATTAATAGCAGATGGTGGAATAAGATATTCAGGAGATATAGTAAAAGCAATAGCTGCCGGTGCAGATACGGTAATGCTTGGAAGTTTATTTGCAGGAACAGAAGAGGCTCCGGGAGAAAGAATATTTTATCAAGGAAGGTCTTATAAAGTTTATAGAGGAATGGGCTCAATAGGAGCGATGAAAGCAAGATTTAGTAGTGATAGATACTCTCAGGAAAATGTAGAAAAATTCGTTCCTGAAGGAATAGAAGGAAGAATACCATTTAAAGGACCTCTTGCAGATGTTGTTTATCAGCTTGTTGGAGGATTAAGGGCAGGTATGGGTTATACCGGTTCAAAAACAATAAAAGATTTACAGGAAAATACTAAATTTATAAAAATAACAAATGCCGGATTAAGAGAAAGCCATGCCCATGATATATATATAACCCAAGAAGCACCAAATTATTGGATAGATTAA
- a CDS encoding flagellar biosynthesis anti-sigma factor FlgM, whose translation MDKEMYEILKKYLSEEEIEKIENILEKELDVRKEKIIYLRELIQKGDYKVDVEALVEKILDFYRKKN comes from the coding sequence ATGGATAAAGAAATGTATGAAATATTAAAAAAATATTTATCAGAGGAAGAGATTGAAAAAATTGAAAATATTTTAGAAAAGGAGTTAGATGTGAGAAAAGAAAAAATAATTTATTTAAGAGAGTTAATTCAAAAAGGAGATTATAAAGTTGATGTAGAAGCCTTGGTAGAAAAGATATTAGATTTTTATAGAAAAAAAAATTGA
- a CDS encoding NAD+ synthase, with product MKALRLALCQINPVVGDIEYNTAKIIEFINKAKEEEADIVIFPELAITGYPPEDLIFKTSFIEKNIKAVKEIAKHSKDLITIVGFIDKEIDIYNAAAVLFNGNIEGIYHKQFLPNYGVFDEVRYFQKGKKNSIIQLQELKIGLSICEDIWYPENPINIYAIEGASLVININASPYFIGKIKKREEMIKTRARDNIISIAYLNIVGAQDELVFDGNSFVVDGEGEIIAKGKSFEEDLIIADIDFEQTFRNQLKDNRIRNLRTDYKREENLEIINIDYQIKEKSSITPEKIYLDTPEIEQTYKALVVGLRDYIQKNNFKKVVIGLSGGIDSSLTATIAVDALGNENVKGVLMPSMYTSKESIEDALEVAKNLSIETFTIPIIDIYNSYISQLSDIFKNLPQNTTEENLQARIRGNILMALSNKFGWIVLATGNKSEMSVGYSTLYGDMVGGFAVLKDVLKTKVYELSYYRNSIKKVIPDRVLKKPPSAELRPNQTDEAELLPYEILDEIIKMYVEEDIPANIILERFPENKERVKRIIRLIDTNEYKRRQSPIGIKITERAFGKDRRMPIVNRFSEI from the coding sequence ATGAAAGCATTAAGATTAGCACTATGCCAGATAAATCCTGTTGTAGGTGATATTGAGTATAATACAGCAAAGATTATTGAATTTATTAATAAGGCAAAGGAAGAAGAAGCAGATATAGTAATATTTCCGGAGCTTGCAATTACAGGCTATCCACCGGAAGATTTAATTTTCAAAACATCTTTTATAGAAAAAAATATAAAAGCAGTTAAAGAAATAGCTAAACATTCTAAGGATTTAATCACAATAGTTGGATTTATAGATAAAGAGATAGATATTTATAATGCAGCAGCAGTTTTGTTTAATGGTAATATTGAAGGAATATATCATAAACAATTTTTGCCAAATTATGGAGTGTTTGATGAAGTTAGATATTTCCAAAAAGGCAAAAAAAATAGTATAATCCAGCTACAAGAGCTAAAAATAGGCTTATCTATATGTGAAGATATATGGTATCCGGAAAATCCTATTAATATATATGCAATAGAAGGAGCTTCCCTTGTAATAAATATAAATGCTTCACCATATTTTATAGGAAAAATAAAGAAAAGAGAAGAGATGATAAAAACAAGGGCAAGGGATAATATTATCTCTATTGCATATTTAAATATAGTCGGTGCTCAAGATGAGCTTGTTTTTGATGGAAATAGTTTTGTTGTTGACGGCGAAGGAGAGATAATAGCTAAAGGAAAATCTTTTGAGGAAGATTTAATTATTGCAGATATAGATTTTGAGCAAACATTTAGAAATCAGTTAAAAGATAACAGAATAAGAAATTTAAGAACAGATTATAAAAGGGAAGAAAATTTAGAAATAATTAATATTGATTATCAAATAAAAGAAAAAAGCAGTATTACACCGGAAAAGATATATTTGGATACACCGGAGATAGAGCAAACTTATAAAGCTTTGGTGGTAGGACTTAGGGATTATATACAAAAAAATAATTTTAAAAAAGTTGTGATAGGATTAAGCGGTGGAATTGATAGCTCACTTACGGCAACAATTGCAGTAGATGCCCTCGGAAATGAAAATGTAAAAGGCGTATTAATGCCATCTATGTATACTTCAAAAGAAAGCATAGAAGATGCCCTTGAAGTTGCAAAAAATCTAAGTATTGAAACCTTTACAATACCAATTATAGATATATATAATAGCTATATATCACAGTTATCAGATATATTTAAAAATCTGCCACAAAATACAACAGAAGAGAATTTGCAAGCAAGAATAAGAGGAAATATATTAATGGCTCTATCTAATAAATTTGGCTGGATAGTTTTGGCAACCGGTAATAAAAGCGAGATGAGCGTAGGATATTCCACCTTATACGGAGATATGGTTGGTGGATTTGCCGTATTAAAAGATGTATTAAAAACAAAAGTATATGAACTTTCTTATTATAGAAATAGTATAAAAAAAGTTATTCCGGATAGAGTATTAAAAAAACCACCATCTGCAGAACTCAGACCCAATCAAACAGATGAAGCAGAACTACTGCCTTATGAAATACTTGATGAAATAATAAAAATGTATGTAGAAGAAGATATTCCTGCTAATATCATTTTAGAAAGATTTCCGGAAAATAAAGAAAGAGTTAAGAGAATAATAAGATTAATTGATACAAATGAATACAAAAGAAGACAATCGCCTATAGGTATAAAAATAACAGAAAGAGCTTTTGGAAAAGATAGAAGAATGCCAATAGTTAATAGATTTAGTGAGATTTGA
- the tsaB gene encoding tRNA (adenosine(37)-N6)-threonylcarbamoyltransferase complex dimerization subunit type 1 TsaB, with translation MIISIDTFSDNFGITIIKDHKVLANISLLKQKPFSEVLIKEIDRLFKEMEILPQMITKVIVNKGPGSMTGLKVGISVAKSFAYVNNIPLYSYISLDVMAYKYRFFKGRLISAINAGKSQVFFREYITTMTTIIPMHEIKVIKVEDLQKYISDNKLIVTKNLDLEGINIVKILDSLSLDGALYSLKHKTEENIFKLEPLYINNP, from the coding sequence ATGATAATTTCTATAGATACATTTTCTGATAATTTTGGAATAACAATAATAAAAGACCATAAAGTTTTGGCAAATATTTCTTTACTTAAGCAAAAACCTTTTTCAGAAGTTTTAATAAAAGAGATAGATAGATTATTTAAAGAGATGGAAATTTTACCACAGATGATAACAAAAGTAATAGTTAATAAAGGACCGGGTTCTATGACCGGTTTGAAGGTAGGAATTTCTGTTGCAAAAAGTTTTGCTTATGTAAATAATATACCTTTATATAGTTATATTTCATTGGATGTAATGGCATACAAATATAGATTTTTTAAAGGAAGATTAATATCTGCAATAAATGCCGGAAAAAGTCAGGTTTTTTTCAGAGAATATATAACTACAATGACAACAATTATTCCAATGCATGAGATAAAAGTTATAAAGGTTGAGGATTTACAAAAATATATCTCTGATAATAAATTAATTGTTACAAAGAATTTAGATTTAGAAGGTATAAATATTGTTAAAATTTTAGATTCTTTATCACTTGATGGAGCTTTGTATTCATTGAAACATAAAACAGAAGAAAATATATTCAAACTTGAACCTCTGTATATAAATAATCCATAA
- the secA gene encoding preprotein translocase subunit SecA, translated as MLNFLIKKIFGTKNEREIKKLSKFVEKINLLEPELDKLSNKELREKSLVLREKVQSNEHILTEILEGEINEVMIEAFAIAREAAKRTIGLRPFNVQLIGAMALHQGKIAEMKTGEGKTLVAAIAIYLNALTGKGVHLVTVNDYLAKRDAVQMGSIYKFLGLSVGAINTNSVSYIIEWADESKFEEAVEKDRRVWPKGFFEEILPPEKYNIEARKDFFTVAKETDRRSAYEADITYGTNNEFGFDYLRDNMVFSKDQIVQVKGHNFAIIDEVDSILIDEARTPLIISGPSGEDVSIYYQTDAFVKTLIKDEDFIVDEKNKTAVLTEKGAEKAEKYFNIENLYDTKNIELLHAINQSLRANTLFHRDRDYVVKDGEVIIVDEFTGRLMPGRRWSDGLHQAIEAKEGVKIEAENQTLASITFQNYFRMYKKLAGMTGTAETEAVEFKEIYNLDVLVIPTNKPVRRIDYPDVIYKTKKEKFNQVVEEIIRLHKEGRPVLVGTVSVETSEYLSGLLKKRNIKHNVLNAKNHEKEAEIIAQAGRVGAVTISTNMAGRGTDILLGGNPEFLAKEILAKKGLSPETATEEQYKEALKEAQKITSQEKQKVVELGGLAVIGTERHESRRIDNQLRGRAGRQGDPGSSRFYLSLEDDLLRLFGGDRLKALMERLKIPENEPIESTMVSKAIENAQKRVEGQNFQIRKRLLEFDDVMNKQRQVIYSLRRDILEGINLNDEIKIWIADIVLSLLDKYAPADQYQEKWDLDGLISAIQEWTGVKIDIDKNKEWDRKELEEYILSELEKAYQEKENKLGSSLMREFERYITLQVLDNLWKEHLHLLDRLRESVYLRGYAQRDPLVEYKRESFELFEDMMYKLKQNTIEYLFKLQITSEEEIEEEIKEQEKEAEKLLQKSQTNIQPTEEKKKRVLKYKNRMERRKK; from the coding sequence ATGCTAAACTTCTTAATAAAAAAGATATTCGGCACAAAAAATGAAAGAGAAATAAAAAAGTTATCAAAATTTGTAGAAAAAATTAATTTATTAGAACCGGAGCTTGATAAATTATCAAATAAAGAACTTAGAGAAAAAAGTCTTGTTCTACGGGAAAAAGTTCAATCAAACGAGCATATCCTGACAGAGATATTAGAAGGAGAAATAAATGAAGTAATGATTGAAGCTTTTGCTATTGCAAGGGAAGCAGCAAAAAGAACCATCGGACTTAGACCTTTTAATGTTCAGCTTATAGGGGCTATGGCTCTCCATCAAGGAAAGATTGCAGAGATGAAAACCGGTGAAGGTAAAACCCTTGTTGCAGCAATAGCTATATATCTAAATGCATTAACCGGCAAAGGAGTCCATCTTGTTACTGTAAATGATTATCTTGCAAAAAGAGATGCAGTCCAGATGGGTAGTATTTATAAATTCCTTGGTCTTTCGGTAGGAGCAATAAATACAAATAGTGTATCTTATATTATAGAATGGGCAGATGAATCTAAATTTGAAGAAGCCGTAGAAAAAGATAGAAGAGTATGGCCAAAAGGATTTTTTGAAGAGATTTTGCCACCAGAAAAATATAATATAGAAGCAAGAAAAGATTTCTTTACAGTAGCAAAAGAAACAGATAGAAGGTCTGCCTATGAAGCAGATATAACCTATGGAACTAATAATGAATTTGGATTTGATTATCTTAGAGATAATATGGTATTTTCAAAAGACCAGATTGTTCAGGTAAAAGGGCATAACTTTGCAATAATTGATGAAGTTGATTCAATCTTAATAGATGAAGCAAGAACACCACTTATAATATCAGGACCTTCAGGAGAAGATGTATCAATATATTATCAAACAGATGCTTTCGTGAAAACCCTCATAAAAGATGAAGATTTTATAGTAGATGAAAAAAATAAAACAGCAGTTTTAACAGAAAAAGGAGCAGAAAAAGCAGAAAAATATTTTAATATAGAAAATCTATATGATACAAAAAATATAGAACTTCTTCATGCTATAAACCAATCACTTAGGGCAAATACATTATTCCATAGGGATAGGGATTATGTTGTAAAAGATGGAGAAGTTATTATTGTTGATGAATTTACCGGTAGATTGATGCCCGGAAGAAGATGGTCTGATGGATTACATCAGGCAATAGAAGCAAAAGAAGGAGTAAAAATAGAAGCAGAAAATCAAACCCTTGCATCCATTACATTCCAAAACTATTTTAGAATGTATAAAAAACTTGCCGGAATGACAGGAACAGCAGAAACAGAAGCAGTAGAATTTAAAGAGATATATAACTTAGATGTTCTTGTAATACCTACAAATAAACCGGTAAGAAGAATAGATTATCCTGATGTTATATATAAAACAAAAAAAGAAAAATTTAATCAGGTTGTAGAAGAAATAATAAGATTACATAAAGAAGGTAGACCTGTTTTAGTAGGAACAGTTTCGGTAGAAACATCTGAATATCTGTCTGGATTATTAAAAAAGAGAAATATAAAACATAATGTATTAAATGCCAAAAACCATGAGAAAGAAGCTGAAATAATAGCTCAGGCAGGAAGAGTTGGAGCAGTAACAATATCAACAAATATGGCAGGTAGAGGGACTGACATATTACTCGGTGGTAATCCGGAATTTTTAGCAAAAGAAATACTTGCAAAAAAAGGTTTATCACCGGAAACAGCAACAGAAGAGCAGTATAAAGAAGCTTTAAAAGAAGCTCAAAAAATAACATCACAGGAAAAACAAAAGGTTGTAGAACTTGGAGGACTTGCAGTTATAGGAACAGAGAGACACGAATCAAGAAGGATAGATAATCAGCTCAGAGGTAGAGCCGGAAGACAGGGAGACCCGGGAAGTTCAAGATTTTATCTTTCCCTTGAAGATGATTTACTCAGATTATTTGGTGGAGATAGATTAAAAGCATTAATGGAAAGATTAAAAATTCCTGAAAATGAGCCAATAGAAAGCACAATGGTATCAAAAGCAATAGAAAATGCACAAAAAAGAGTAGAAGGACAAAACTTCCAGATAAGAAAAAGATTACTTGAGTTTGATGATGTTATGAATAAACAAAGACAGGTTATCTACTCTTTAAGAAGAGATATACTTGAAGGTATAAATCTAAATGATGAAATAAAAATATGGATTGCAGATATAGTTTTATCATTACTTGATAAATATGCACCGGCAGACCAGTATCAAGAAAAATGGGATTTAGACGGACTTATATCTGCAATACAAGAATGGACAGGAGTAAAAATAGATATAGATAAAAATAAAGAGTGGGACAGAAAAGAACTTGAAGAATATATATTATCAGAGCTTGAAAAAGCATATCAGGAAAAAGAAAATAAACTCGGCTCATCATTAATGAGAGAGTTTGAAAGATATATAACTCTTCAAGTATTGGACAATCTTTGGAAAGAGCATTTACATCTACTTGATAGATTAAGAGAAAGCGTATATCTAAGAGGCTATGCCCAAAGAGACCCTCTTGTTGAATACAAAAGAGAATCTTTTGAACTATTTGAAGATATGATGTATAAATTAAAACAAAATACCATTGAGTATCTATTTAAACTACAAATAACTTCCGAAGAAGAGATAGAAGAAGAGATTAAAGAGCAAGAAAAAGAAGCTGAAAAATTACTACAAAAATCACAAACAAATATACAACCTACGGAAGAAAAGAAAAAAAGAGTATTAAAATATAAAAACCGAATGGAAAGAAGAAAGAAATGA
- the radC gene encoding RadC family protein, giving the protein MKEEKFIYKKKIKDLPKDLLPREKALKYGLSSLSDIELLAILLKTGTKDNNVLSLANKILKNGSIKNLRDLSFEDLLKIKGIGETKALEIMAINEIINRINQDEPEIIISSPSEAYQHLKFLEKETQEKLIALYLNTSNKVLAKHIIAIGSINVLNAKPRDIFYYAIQENAYGIILAHNHPNGEPKPSKEDIEFTKNIYRLSLEMGFEILDHIIIAKKGYYSFANNGLL; this is encoded by the coding sequence ATGAAAGAAGAAAAATTTATATACAAGAAAAAAATAAAAGATTTACCTAAGGATTTATTACCACGGGAGAAAGCTCTAAAATACGGGCTTTCTTCTTTATCTGATATAGAACTTCTTGCAATTTTGTTAAAAACCGGTACGAAAGATAATAATGTTCTTTCCTTGGCAAATAAAATTTTAAAAAATGGCTCTATAAAAAATTTACGAGATTTAAGTTTTGAAGATTTATTAAAGATAAAAGGAATAGGAGAGACAAAAGCCTTAGAGATAATGGCAATAAATGAGATAATAAACCGGATAAACCAAGATGAACCAGAAATAATAATATCTTCACCATCAGAAGCATACCAACATCTTAAATTTTTAGAAAAAGAAACTCAGGAAAAATTAATAGCACTATATCTAAATACATCCAATAAAGTTTTAGCAAAACATATAATAGCCATAGGAAGCATAAATGTTTTAAATGCCAAGCCAAGAGATATATTTTATTATGCAATACAGGAAAATGCCTATGGCATAATTTTAGCCCATAATCATCCAAATGGTGAACCAAAACCTTCTAAGGAAGATATTGAATTTACAAAAAATATTTATAGATTATCCTTAGAAATGGGATTTGAGATATTAGACCATATCATAATAGCAAAAAAAGGTTATTACAGTTTTGCAAATAATGGTTTATTGTGA
- the htpX gene encoding zinc metalloprotease HtpX: protein MINQLKTVLLLGLLTGLFLMIGKLIGGQQGMVIAFILAMVMNFFAYFFSDKMALAMYGARELSYEEAPWLHNIVEELAQKAGIPKPKIYLAPIEIPNAFATGRNPNHAAVAVTSGILKILNERELRGVLAHEIAHIKNRDILVSTIAATIGGAISMLADMMFWSNLFGGNKEENNNGIAGIITSLLVFIIAPIAAMLIQMAVSRSREYLADETGAKISEDPLALANALRKLEEAANYLAPVAQEQVNPGTAHMMIVNPLRADSIMALFSTHPPTEERIRRLEELAEKMKKSHNVGIVYY from the coding sequence ATGATAAACCAATTAAAAACAGTTTTACTTCTTGGTTTACTTACCGGTTTATTTCTAATGATTGGTAAGCTTATAGGTGGTCAGCAAGGTATGGTTATTGCCTTTATACTTGCAATGGTAATGAATTTCTTTGCATATTTCTTTTCTGATAAAATGGCTCTCGCAATGTATGGAGCAAGAGAACTTTCTTATGAAGAAGCTCCATGGCTTCATAATATAGTGGAAGAGCTTGCACAAAAAGCAGGTATACCAAAACCAAAAATATATCTTGCTCCTATAGAAATACCAAATGCTTTTGCAACCGGTAGAAATCCGAATCATGCAGCAGTAGCAGTTACATCAGGAATATTAAAAATACTTAATGAAAGAGAGTTAAGAGGAGTGTTAGCCCACGAAATAGCCCATATAAAAAATAGGGATATCCTTGTATCTACAATTGCTGCAACAATCGGTGGTGCTATCTCTATGCTTGCCGATATGATGTTTTGGTCTAATCTTTTTGGTGGAAATAAAGAAGAAAACAATAACGGTATAGCAGGAATAATAACATCTTTACTTGTATTTATAATAGCACCTATAGCAGCAATGCTAATACAAATGGCAGTATCCCGTTCAAGAGAGTATCTTGCAGATGAAACCGGTGCAAAAATATCAGAAGACCCACTTGCTCTTGCAAATGCACTTAGGAAGTTGGAAGAAGCAGCAAATTATTTAGCACCTGTTGCTCAAGAACAAGTTAATCCCGGAACAGCCCATATGATGATAGTTAATCCATTAAGGGCAGATAGCATAATGGCTCTTTTCTCTACACATCCACCTACAGAAGAAAGAATTAGAAGATTAGAGGAACTTGCAGAAAAAATGAAAAAATCCCACAATGTCGGAATAGTATATTATTAA
- a CDS encoding BCAM0308 family protein: MEKRKDKLIQEYIHDPYFTKEKYHDPSVCERCGVVFHDGIFEWLEEVPKDAQKIICPACRRIEDNYEGGIVYIEGDFWKKHEEEIKNLIKNTEESEMAYRPLERIIDIKEEDGKMIIRTTYEHLARRIGEAIHKAYKGELKLSYPEGKKYVRVWWRREE; this comes from the coding sequence ATGGAGAAGAGAAAAGATAAATTAATTCAAGAGTATATTCACGATCCTTATTTTACAAAAGAAAAATATCACGACCCTTCTGTTTGTGAAAGATGTGGTGTTGTTTTCCATGATGGTATATTTGAATGGCTTGAGGAAGTTCCAAAAGATGCCCAGAAAATAATCTGTCCTGCATGTAGAAGAATAGAAGATAATTATGAAGGGGGCATTGTTTATATAGAAGGTGATTTTTGGAAAAAGCATGAAGAAGAAATAAAAAATCTAATAAAAAATACAGAAGAATCAGAAATGGCATACAGACCATTAGAAAGAATTATAGATATAAAAGAAGAAGATGGAAAAATGATTATAAGAACAACTTATGAGCATCTTGCAAGAAGAATCGGCGAAGCAATCCATAAAGCATACAAAGGAGAACTTAAATTATCATATCCTGAAGGGAAAAAGTATGTAAGAGTTTGGTGGAGAAGAGAAGAGTAA
- the dnaK gene encoding molecular chaperone DnaK, with protein sequence MSKASKVIGIDLGTTNSVVSVVIGGEPVVIANQEGFRTTPSIVSWTKEGETLVGEPAKRRAVLDPENTIYESKRFIGRKYDEVTEEIKNVPYKVVADEKGDAAFYIPNLGRNVRPEEVGAQILKKLKEAAEAYLGEKVTEAVITVPAYFNERQRQATKDAGKIAGLEVKRIINEPTAAALAYGLDKKSDIKILVYDFGGGTFDVSILEGGDGVIEVKASDGDTHLGGSDIDARIINWLVDEFQREHGIDLRKDKTAFQRLKEAAEQAKKELSFKMETDINLPFITINPETNQPLHLEKKLTRARLEEMIKDLIDRTMDIVKRTLEAAKLTPRDIDEVVLVGGSTRIPLVQQRIREFFGKEPNKSVNPDEVVSVGAAIQGGVLAGEVKDVLLIDVTPLSLGIETLGGVMTVLIPRNTPIPTKKCEIFTTAADNQTQVEIVVLQGERKMARENKLLGSFRLTDIPPAPRGVPQIEVCFDIDADGILHVTATDKATGKAQSIKVTPSSGLTEEDIQKIIEEAKKHEEEDKKFQEMVELRNQLDTITYSLEKTINENRAKLSEDDIKEAEEAIKQAKDALNSNDKNTIQRAIDNITNVANKIAIKLYSQGGGTQTNPDEPINPEVH encoded by the coding sequence ATGTCAAAAGCAAGTAAAGTAATAGGAATTGACCTTGGAACAACAAACTCTGTTGTATCAGTTGTAATAGGTGGAGAGCCTGTAGTAATTGCAAACCAAGAAGGATTTAGAACAACACCATCTATTGTATCTTGGACAAAGGAAGGTGAAACCCTTGTAGGAGAACCAGCAAAAAGAAGAGCAGTATTAGACCCAGAAAACACCATTTATGAATCAAAAAGATTTATAGGTAGAAAATATGATGAAGTAACAGAAGAAATAAAAAATGTTCCTTATAAGGTAGTAGCAGATGAAAAAGGAGATGCAGCATTCTATATTCCAAATCTTGGAAGAAATGTAAGACCGGAAGAAGTAGGTGCTCAAATCTTAAAGAAATTAAAAGAAGCAGCAGAAGCATATCTTGGGGAAAAAGTAACAGAAGCTGTTATAACAGTTCCTGCATATTTCAATGAAAGACAAAGACAGGCAACAAAAGATGCAGGTAAAATAGCCGGTCTTGAAGTAAAAAGAATAATAAACGAACCAACAGCTGCAGCTTTAGCTTACGGACTTGATAAAAAATCAGATATAAAAATACTTGTTTATGATTTTGGTGGTGGAACATTTGATGTTTCTATCCTTGAAGGTGGCGATGGAGTAATAGAAGTAAAAGCCTCTGATGGTGATACCCATCTTGGTGGTTCTGATATTGATGCAAGAATAATAAACTGGCTTGTAGATGAATTTCAAAGAGAACACGGCATAGATTTAAGAAAAGATAAAACTGCTTTCCAAAGATTAAAAGAAGCAGCAGAACAGGCTAAAAAAGAGTTATCTTTCAAAATGGAAACAGATATAAATCTTCCATTTATAACAATTAATCCGGAAACAAATCAACCATTACACCTTGAGAAAAAACTTACAAGAGCAAGACTTGAAGAAATGATAAAAGATTTAATAGACAGAACAATGGATATAGTGAAAAGAACCTTAGAAGCAGCAAAATTAACACCAAGAGATATAGATGAAGTTGTGTTGGTAGGTGGTTCTACAAGAATACCTTTAGTCCAACAAAGAATAAGAGAATTCTTCGGAAAAGAGCCTAATAAATCTGTAAACCCTGATGAAGTTGTTTCTGTTGGTGCTGCTATACAAGGTGGTGTATTAGCAGGAGAAGTAAAAGATGTATTATTAATTGATGTGACACCACTTTCTCTTGGTATAGAAACCCTTGGTGGAGTTATGACAGTATTAATACCAAGAAATACACCAATCCCAACCAAAAAATGTGAAATATTTACAACAGCTGCAGACAATCAAACACAGGTTGAGATTGTAGTATTACAAGGTGAAAGAAAAATGGCAAGAGAAAATAAACTTCTCGGTAGTTTCAGATTAACAGATATTCCTCCTGCACCAAGAGGAGTTCCTCAAATAGAAGTATGCTTTGATATAGATGCAGACGGAATACTCCACGTTACTGCTACAGATAAAGCAACCGGAAAAGCCCAGTCCATAAAAGTAACCCCATCAAGCGGATTGACAGAAGAAGATATCCAAAAAATAATTGAAGAAGCTAAAAAACATGAAGAAGAAGATAAAAAATTCCAAGAAATGGTTGAACTCAGAAATCAGCTTGATACAATAACTTATAGCCTTGAAAAAACAATAAATGAAAACAGAGCAAAATTATCAGAAGATGATATTAAAGAAGCAGAAGAAGCAATAAAACAAGCAAAAGATGCACTAAATTCTAATGATAAAAACACAATACAAAGAGCCATTGATAATATTACAAATGTTGCAAACAAAATAGCTATAAAATTATATTCACAAGGTGGAGGAACCCAGACAAATCCTGATGAACCGATAAACCCTGAAGTCCATTAA